One stretch of Streptomyces zhihengii DNA includes these proteins:
- a CDS encoding endonuclease/exonuclease/phosphatase family protein, with amino-acid sequence MVFERGTRLLAGAAVVALMVLVGPSAPSGAFSAASLPAEDVRQAVPNRVMTWNICNPCDSGNGDRAADIAEYAPQVIGLQESCVRDVKKIRDDLKRRYGLVYHVEYGTVLQNWGRCGGLPWDPGGYGQAILSVAPMTDHISVEYPDGGSEDRGYMAVTTTVGGESVRVFNTHLAQRQQESVRAEQTRVLAAAVARHERAVVLGDFNARPDAPELARVWALAKDTDPQCHPSPVGACAPTTDWQSKFDYIFLRGIVPLAHRVHPSEYSDHHLVHADLGAA; translated from the coding sequence ATGGTGTTCGAAAGGGGCACGCGGTTGCTCGCGGGCGCCGCGGTCGTGGCCCTCATGGTGCTCGTGGGCCCCAGCGCGCCTAGCGGTGCCTTCTCCGCCGCCTCGCTGCCGGCCGAGGACGTCAGACAGGCCGTACCGAACCGGGTGATGACCTGGAACATCTGCAATCCCTGCGACTCGGGCAACGGCGACCGCGCGGCGGACATCGCCGAGTACGCGCCCCAGGTCATCGGGCTCCAGGAGTCGTGCGTCCGCGACGTGAAGAAGATCCGGGACGACCTGAAGCGGCGCTACGGGCTCGTCTACCACGTCGAGTACGGCACGGTGCTGCAGAACTGGGGCCGCTGCGGCGGGCTGCCGTGGGATCCGGGCGGCTACGGCCAGGCGATCCTGTCGGTGGCGCCGATGACGGACCACATTAGCGTGGAGTACCCCGACGGCGGTTCCGAGGACCGCGGGTACATGGCCGTGACGACGACGGTGGGCGGCGAGTCCGTCCGGGTCTTCAACACCCATCTCGCCCAGCGGCAGCAGGAGTCGGTCCGCGCGGAGCAGACCCGGGTGCTGGCCGCCGCCGTCGCCCGGCACGAACGCGCCGTCGTGCTCGGCGACTTCAACGCCCGGCCCGACGCCCCCGAACTCGCCCGGGTGTGGGCACTGGCCAAGGACACCGATCCGCAGTGCCACCCCTCGCCCGTCGGCGCCTGCGCGCCGACCACCGACTGGCAGAGCAAGTTCGACTACATCTTCCTGCGCGGCATCGTCCCGCTCGCCCACCGGGTGCACCCCAGCGAGTACTCGGACCACCACCTCGTCCACGCCGACCTGGGCGCCGCGTAG
- a CDS encoding GlsB/YeaQ/YmgE family stress response membrane protein, which produces MGIIAWIIIGLLAGAIAKAIMPGKDPGGVIITMLIGIAGGLLGGWLGKVIFGVDSIDGFFELSTWIAAIVGSLILLALYRMVTGNRSRRHA; this is translated from the coding sequence ATGGGCATCATCGCGTGGATCATCATCGGCCTGCTCGCGGGCGCGATCGCCAAGGCCATCATGCCGGGCAAGGACCCGGGCGGCGTCATCATCACCATGCTCATCGGCATCGCGGGCGGCCTGCTCGGCGGCTGGCTCGGCAAGGTGATCTTCGGCGTCGACTCGATCGACGGCTTCTTCGAACTTTCCACCTGGATCGCCGCGATCGTCGGCTCGCTCATCCTGCTCGCGCTCTACCGCATGGTGACCGGCAACCGCTCCCGCCGCCACGCGTGA
- a CDS encoding GbsR/MarR family transcriptional regulator yields the protein MPGGRLTQKDRQQIALGLADGLAYAEIARGLDRPTSTITREVMRNGGPTGYRADLAHRATEQRAHRRRAPALRGSRPVPQPHGRDAEAVRAYEEAFTTVLMQSGLPKMMARVMVALMITDTGSMTAAELARRLEVSPATISKSITFLESQSLVRRQRDEGRRERYVIDDDLWYQSMEASVRSLAQQVEIAREGVGVLGPGTPAAVRLENVARFLDFVGESLGRAAEQARALLNTRPETPAVPAAAPHGDEEAHPGGT from the coding sequence GTGCCGGGAGGCAGGCTCACCCAGAAGGACCGCCAGCAGATCGCCCTGGGGCTGGCCGACGGCCTCGCCTACGCGGAGATCGCCCGGGGGCTCGACCGTCCGACCTCGACGATCACCCGCGAGGTGATGCGCAACGGCGGGCCGACCGGCTACCGCGCGGACCTGGCGCACCGCGCGACGGAGCAGCGCGCCCACCGGCGCAGGGCCCCAGCACTCCGGGGCTCCCGGCCGGTGCCGCAGCCCCACGGGCGTGACGCCGAGGCGGTGCGCGCCTACGAGGAGGCGTTCACGACCGTTCTGATGCAGTCGGGTCTGCCCAAGATGATGGCCCGGGTCATGGTCGCCCTCATGATCACCGACACCGGCAGCATGACCGCGGCCGAACTCGCCCGGCGCCTGGAGGTCAGCCCGGCGACGATCTCCAAGTCGATCACCTTCCTGGAGAGCCAGTCGCTCGTCCGGCGGCAGCGCGACGAGGGCCGGCGGGAGCGCTACGTCATCGACGACGACCTCTGGTACCAGTCCATGGAGGCCAGCGTCCGCTCCCTGGCCCAGCAGGTCGAGATCGCGCGCGAGGGCGTCGGGGTCCTCGGCCCCGGCACGCCCGCCGCCGTCCGGCTGGAGAACGTCGCCCGCTTCCTCGACTTCGTGGGCGAGAGCCTCGGCCGCGCCGCCGAACAGGCCCGGGCCCTCCTCAACACCCGCCCGGAGACGCCCGCAGTCCCCGCCGCCGCACCGCACGGCGACGAGGAGGCGCACCCCGGCGGGACGTGA
- a CDS encoding DUF4097 family beta strand repeat-containing protein — translation MQTFDTPAPVTAAFDIPAGRVQIIAADRTDTVVEIRPMDASKSRDVKLAEQATVAYADGALRVEVPVKNRHLGSSGAVEVTVRLPAGSRVEGKAAATEFRGVGRLGDVSFDGAYRKIKIDEAASIRLTAVDGHVEVGRLNGPAEISTQRGDIRITEATRGAVVLSTQSGDISVGAATGVSAALDAGTSYGRVSNGLRNDGTAVLSIRATTAHGDITARSL, via the coding sequence ATGCAGACCTTCGACACCCCCGCCCCCGTCACCGCCGCCTTCGACATCCCCGCCGGGCGCGTCCAGATCATCGCCGCCGACCGCACGGACACCGTGGTCGAGATCCGGCCCATGGACGCCTCAAAGAGCCGTGACGTGAAGCTTGCCGAGCAGGCCACGGTCGCCTACGCCGACGGCGCCCTGCGCGTCGAGGTCCCGGTGAAGAACCGTCACCTCGGCTCCTCCGGGGCCGTCGAGGTGACCGTCCGGCTCCCCGCCGGTTCCCGTGTCGAGGGGAAGGCGGCCGCGACCGAGTTCCGGGGCGTCGGCCGCCTCGGCGACGTCTCCTTCGACGGGGCGTACCGGAAGATCAAGATCGACGAGGCCGCGAGCATCCGCCTCACCGCCGTCGACGGGCACGTCGAGGTCGGCAGGCTCAACGGGCCCGCGGAGATCAGCACCCAGCGCGGTGACATCCGGATCACCGAGGCCACGCGCGGCGCGGTCGTGCTCAGCACCCAGTCCGGCGACATCTCGGTCGGCGCCGCCACCGGGGTCTCGGCCGCCCTGGACGCCGGCACCTCCTACGGCCGCGTCAGCAACGGCCTGCGCAACGACGGCACCGCCGTGCTCAGCATCCGCGCGACCACCGCCCACGGCGACATCACCGCCCGCAGCCTCTGA
- a CDS encoding RNA-guided endonuclease InsQ/TnpB family protein — MQLRYSFRVYPSAGQRMALGRAFGCARVVFNDALRVRKTARAARLPFVASGELSRRLTASKKTSERAWLGEVSSVVLQQSLRDLDTAYRNFFDGLKGKRPRVGAPRFKSRKDTRQAVRFTANAGWKITAGGKLRLPKVGDVAVRWSRSLPSVPSTVTVIKDRAGRYFASFVVETEPEALPATDATVGIDLGLTHFAILSDGTKIDSPRFLRRAEKKLKKAQRNLSRKAKGSNNRAKARIRVARAHARTADARREFHHQLSTRLIRENQAVAVEDLAVKGLARTRLAKSVHDAGWSAFTAMLAYKAALYGRAFHRIGRFEPTSQVCSACGVKDGPKPLHVRVWTCRACGTVLDRDINAAVNVAKAAGLAVTACGARVRPGHIPAQREETGTHPKPQPVTTGRQTGISAL; from the coding sequence ATGCAGCTTCGGTACAGCTTCCGCGTGTACCCGAGCGCCGGTCAGCGCATGGCGTTGGGGCGGGCGTTCGGGTGTGCTCGGGTGGTCTTCAACGACGCGCTTCGCGTCCGTAAGACCGCCCGTGCCGCCAGGCTGCCGTTCGTTGCCTCGGGCGAGCTGTCCAGGCGGCTCACCGCTTCGAAGAAGACCTCCGAGCGGGCATGGCTCGGCGAGGTGTCCTCGGTTGTGCTGCAGCAGTCTCTCAGGGACCTGGACACTGCCTACAGGAACTTCTTCGACGGCCTGAAGGGCAAGCGCCCGCGCGTGGGTGCGCCCCGGTTCAAGTCCCGTAAGGACACCCGTCAGGCGGTCCGCTTCACCGCGAACGCCGGGTGGAAGATCACGGCCGGCGGAAAGCTCCGTCTTCCGAAGGTCGGCGACGTTGCGGTTCGCTGGTCGCGCTCGCTGCCGTCAGTTCCGTCCACGGTGACCGTGATCAAGGACCGCGCGGGCCGGTACTTCGCCTCGTTCGTGGTCGAGACCGAGCCCGAGGCGCTGCCCGCCACGGACGCGACGGTCGGGATCGACCTGGGCCTGACCCACTTCGCGATCCTCTCCGACGGTACGAAGATCGACTCCCCGCGCTTTTTGCGCCGGGCCGAGAAGAAGCTGAAGAAGGCGCAGCGGAACCTGAGCCGGAAGGCGAAAGGCAGTAACAACCGGGCGAAGGCCCGGATCAGGGTTGCCCGCGCCCACGCACGGACTGCCGATGCGCGGCGCGAGTTCCATCACCAGCTCTCCACCCGGCTGATTCGCGAGAACCAAGCGGTCGCAGTGGAAGACCTGGCGGTCAAGGGACTCGCCCGTACGCGTCTCGCGAAGTCCGTTCACGACGCCGGATGGTCGGCGTTCACCGCGATGCTGGCGTACAAGGCCGCCCTGTACGGGCGCGCCTTCCACCGCATCGGGCGGTTCGAGCCCACGTCTCAGGTCTGCTCGGCCTGCGGCGTCAAGGACGGCCCCAAGCCCCTGCACGTCCGGGTATGGACGTGCAGGGCGTGCGGGACCGTCCTGGACCGGGACATCAACGCGGCGGTCAACGTCGCCAAGGCCGCCGGACTGGCGGTCACTGCCTGCGGAGCGCGGGTAAGACCGGGACACATCCCGGCACAGCGCGAAGAAACAGGAACCCACCCAAAGCCCCAGCCGGTGACCACCGGCAGGCAGACGGGAATCTCCGCCCTTTAG
- a CDS encoding sensor histidine kinase produces MNRSLARLRDRTPWPPPPHVADWAVAAVTALLTGSDAAVNDPGYRQADAVTWTLFAVSVGALLVRSRYPVAVAVVTGAACAGWALYGHIGELLNLPVMVALYTVAVRGDRTRTIRAGLVAAPASGVVSLIAGIDVAQPQGAPLLEMLWPLVPLLLGEVVRGRRELVRHYADRAARAEAEREREARRRVEQERLRIAREVHDVVAHTVSAMTVQAGLALDAFDARPEVAREAMRQVRASGKEAVRELRATVGVLRSDGAPPTGPVPRLDGLGDLVRRLDATGLDVGLRVDTEDGDAPRLVELAAYRIVQEALTNVIKHARARHAAVSVRRDGDWLTVEVLDDGTAAPPADGAGFGLAGMRERAVAVGGTVEAGPVPGGGWRVRARLPADREAAQ; encoded by the coding sequence GTGAACCGTTCCCTCGCCCGGCTGCGCGACCGCACCCCCTGGCCGCCGCCCCCGCACGTCGCGGACTGGGCGGTCGCGGCGGTCACCGCCCTGCTCACCGGATCCGACGCGGCGGTCAACGACCCCGGCTACCGCCAGGCCGACGCCGTCACCTGGACCCTGTTCGCGGTCTCCGTCGGGGCGCTGCTGGTGCGCAGCCGGTATCCGGTCGCGGTCGCGGTGGTCACCGGAGCGGCCTGCGCCGGATGGGCCCTGTACGGGCACATCGGCGAACTGCTCAACCTGCCGGTGATGGTCGCGCTGTACACCGTCGCCGTGCGCGGCGACCGCACCCGGACGATCCGCGCCGGCCTCGTCGCCGCCCCCGCGTCCGGCGTGGTCTCGCTGATCGCCGGCATCGACGTGGCACAGCCGCAGGGCGCGCCCCTGCTGGAGATGCTGTGGCCGCTCGTGCCGCTGCTGCTCGGGGAGGTCGTGCGCGGCCGCCGTGAACTGGTGCGGCACTACGCGGACCGCGCGGCCCGCGCGGAGGCCGAACGGGAGCGGGAGGCGCGGCGCCGGGTGGAGCAGGAACGGCTGCGCATCGCCCGCGAGGTGCACGACGTGGTGGCCCACACCGTGTCGGCGATGACGGTGCAGGCCGGGCTGGCCCTCGACGCGTTCGACGCGCGGCCGGAGGTGGCCAGGGAGGCCATGCGGCAGGTGCGCGCCTCCGGCAAGGAGGCGGTGCGCGAACTGCGCGCCACGGTGGGCGTGCTGCGGTCGGACGGCGCACCGCCGACCGGTCCGGTGCCCCGGCTGGACGGACTCGGCGACCTGGTGCGCCGGCTGGACGCGACCGGCCTGGACGTCGGCCTGCGCGTGGACACCGAGGACGGCGACGCGCCCCGCCTGGTGGAGCTGGCGGCCTACCGGATCGTGCAGGAGGCGCTGACGAACGTGATCAAGCACGCCCGGGCGCGGCACGCGGCGGTCTCGGTGCGCCGGGACGGAGACTGGCTCACCGTGGAGGTCCTCGACGACGGGACCGCCGCGCCGCCCGCGGACGGCGCCGGGTTCGGGCTGGCCGGCATGCGGGAACGGGCCGTCGCGGTTGGCGGCACGGTGGAGGCCGGGCCGGTGCCCGGCGGCGGCTGGCGGGTGCGGGCACGGCTGCCCGCGGACAGGGAAGCGGCACAGTGA
- a CDS encoding response regulator transcription factor — protein sequence MIRLLLADDQTVVRAGFRALLDTGDDLVVVAEAADGGQTVELARTTLPDVVLMDIRMPRTDGLEATRRIVADPALAAVRVLVLTTYEADEYVFEALRSGAAGFLLKDVEPDDLRAAIRTVAGGHSLLAPSVTRRVIEEFARLKAPEADARRRLEPLTAREREVLAMVGRGLSNDEIGARLLMSPLTAKTHVSRTMTKLGARDRAQLVVTAYETGLVRAGEH from the coding sequence GTGATCAGATTGCTCCTGGCGGACGACCAGACCGTGGTGCGGGCCGGCTTCCGTGCCCTGCTCGACACCGGCGACGACTTGGTGGTCGTCGCCGAGGCCGCCGACGGCGGGCAGACGGTGGAACTCGCCCGCACCACCCTGCCCGACGTGGTGCTGATGGACATCCGCATGCCGCGGACCGACGGCCTCGAAGCCACCCGCCGGATCGTCGCCGACCCCGCACTGGCCGCGGTGCGCGTCCTGGTGCTCACCACGTACGAGGCCGACGAGTACGTCTTCGAGGCGCTCCGCTCGGGCGCCGCCGGCTTCCTGCTGAAGGACGTCGAGCCCGACGACCTGCGCGCCGCGATCCGCACCGTGGCCGGCGGGCACAGCCTGCTCGCGCCCTCCGTGACGCGCCGGGTGATCGAGGAGTTCGCCCGGCTGAAGGCACCCGAGGCGGACGCGCGCCGCCGGCTGGAGCCCCTCACCGCACGGGAACGCGAAGTGCTGGCGATGGTCGGCCGCGGCCTGTCGAACGACGAGATCGGCGCCCGTCTGCTGATGTCACCGCTCACCGCGAAGACCCACGTCAGCCGGACCATGACCAAGCTGGGGGCACGCGACCGGGCCCAGCTCGTCGTCACCGCCTACGAGACCGGCCTGGTACGCGCGGGGGAGCACTGA
- a CDS encoding ABC transporter ATP-binding protein, which yields MIEARELTKEYGGRTAVDALTFTARPGRVTGFLGPNGAGKSTTMRLVLGLDAPTRGSVAVAGTRYGRLAAPLREVGALLDARAVHGGRTVRRHLLGLARSNALPARRVDEVLGTVGLEAVADRRAKGLSLGMAQRLGIAAALLGDPGVLVLDEPVNGLDTEGIRWIRTLLTSLAAEGRTVFLSSHLMSELERTADHLVVIGRGRLLADTSMAEFIDRHSPESVLLRVPDGETARMRAALEALGAVVRPEDRGGLRVTGASAGAVGETARTHGLAVHELTPRRSSLEEIFTAMTREDVEYRGDAPSGPGPDTHTDTGRDAYTHTGPGPDTHAHTGPDGGTGTDPDGGARARTDTRELLT from the coding sequence ATGATCGAAGCGAGGGAACTCACCAAGGAATACGGCGGCAGGACCGCCGTCGACGCACTGACCTTCACCGCACGCCCGGGCCGGGTCACCGGATTCCTCGGCCCCAACGGCGCCGGCAAGTCCACCACCATGCGCCTCGTCCTCGGCCTCGACGCACCGACCCGGGGATCGGTCGCCGTCGCCGGCACCCGGTACGGCCGGCTCGCCGCGCCGCTGCGCGAGGTGGGCGCACTCCTCGACGCGCGAGCCGTCCACGGCGGCCGGACCGTGCGCCGGCATCTGCTCGGCCTGGCCCGCTCCAACGCCCTGCCCGCCCGCAGGGTGGACGAGGTGCTCGGGACCGTCGGCCTGGAGGCGGTCGCCGACAGACGGGCGAAGGGCCTGTCCCTGGGCATGGCACAGCGGCTCGGCATCGCCGCGGCGCTGCTCGGCGACCCCGGCGTCCTCGTCCTGGACGAGCCCGTCAACGGGCTGGACACCGAGGGCATCCGCTGGATCCGCACGCTGCTGACCTCGCTGGCGGCCGAGGGGCGCACGGTGTTCCTCTCCAGCCATCTGATGAGCGAACTGGAACGCACCGCCGACCATCTCGTCGTCATCGGGCGGGGCCGGCTGCTCGCCGACACCTCCATGGCCGAGTTCATCGACCGCCACTCGCCGGAATCGGTGCTGCTGCGCGTCCCGGACGGCGAGACCGCCCGCATGCGCGCCGCCCTGGAGGCCCTGGGCGCCGTGGTGCGCCCGGAGGACCGCGGGGGACTGCGGGTGACCGGAGCGAGTGCCGGGGCCGTCGGCGAGACGGCCCGGACGCACGGCCTCGCCGTCCATGAACTCACGCCCCGGCGCTCCTCGTTGGAGGAGATCTTCACCGCGATGACCCGGGAGGACGTCGAGTACCGGGGGGACGCGCCGAGCGGCCCGGGCCCGGACACGCACACCGACACGGGCAGGGACGCGTACACGCACACCGGCCCGGGCCCGGACACCCACGCGCACACCGGCCCGGACGGGGGCACAGGCACCGACCCGGACGGGGGCGCGCGGGCGCGAACGGACACGAGGGAGCTGCTGACATGA
- a CDS encoding ABC transporter permease: MTDTTTPPPGFRRALAFEWTKFASLRSTVWTTAATALVTMAGAVFVGLSGSLQADDTVLGGSLTLAVVALMTAGAVGALVVCGEYSSGTITATLAAVPRRGRALGAKAALVAGVFGALGLVSCAVVYLLGDAVIDGSHPQGSPLPALFGIAALFSLVGVLGLAIGTLVRHAAGAVVSVVAVLLLPSLLGPLLGGAGPWVAGAAPTAALEKLTQTSDASAEAVGSLGAWPSLALVAAYTALALAGAALVLRRRDV, encoded by the coding sequence ATGACCGACACCACCACGCCACCGCCCGGCTTCCGCCGGGCCCTGGCCTTCGAATGGACCAAGTTCGCGAGCCTGCGCTCCACGGTGTGGACGACGGCCGCCACGGCGCTGGTCACCATGGCCGGCGCGGTGTTCGTGGGACTGAGCGGCAGCCTCCAGGCCGACGACACCGTGCTCGGCGGCAGTCTCACCCTCGCCGTCGTCGCCCTGATGACCGCGGGCGCCGTCGGCGCCCTGGTGGTCTGCGGCGAGTACTCCAGCGGCACGATCACCGCCACCCTGGCGGCGGTGCCCCGCCGCGGCAGGGCTCTGGGGGCCAAGGCGGCCCTGGTCGCCGGGGTGTTCGGCGCGCTGGGCCTCGTCTCGTGCGCCGTGGTGTACCTGCTGGGCGACGCCGTCATCGACGGCTCCCACCCCCAGGGCAGCCCGCTGCCCGCGCTGTTCGGCATCGCGGCACTGTTCTCCCTGGTCGGCGTCCTGGGGCTGGCGATCGGCACCCTGGTGCGCCACGCGGCCGGCGCGGTCGTCTCCGTGGTCGCCGTGCTGCTGCTGCCCTCGCTGCTCGGCCCGCTCCTCGGCGGCGCGGGGCCCTGGGTCGCGGGTGCCGCCCCGACCGCGGCGCTGGAGAAGCTCACCCAGACCTCGGACGCCTCGGCCGAGGCGGTCGGCAGCCTCGGAGCCTGGCCCTCGCTGGCCCTGGTCGCGGCGTACACGGCCCTCGCCCTGGCCGGAGCGGCCCTCGTCCTGCGGAGGCGCGATGTCTGA
- a CDS encoding alpha/beta hydrolase has protein sequence MSERRGTAWTAARLLLALVTAAVCLAPTAPPSGPDGLRVVSERRTGERITDLTVRSAALGRDARVRLLTPEGWERRGPDDRWPVLHLLAGGDGDHETWTREYRVHENPALRDTLVVMPEMPLYGFYTDWWNHGRGGPPAVESFHLREVLPLIERHYGAGTARVAAGESQGGFGALSYAARHPGLFRAVAGYSGFVHPLRHPHAVRAGMTYLGLDWRALWGDPVAQRRVWEAHDPYHLARHLRGTRVHLSAGDGRPGALDPPGTGPDPHVPGLEDPADPFPADVISPTEALMGEESRLVAERLRDEGVQVSTHFYRGTHSPPYWHREFDRTLPALLDALDP, from the coding sequence ATGTCTGAGCGGCGCGGGACGGCGTGGACGGCGGCCCGGCTGCTGCTCGCGCTGGTGACCGCGGCGGTCTGCCTCGCCCCCACGGCACCGCCGAGCGGGCCGGACGGCCTCCGGGTGGTGTCCGAGCGGCGGACGGGGGAGCGGATCACCGACCTGACCGTGCGCTCGGCCGCCCTGGGCCGGGACGCGCGGGTGCGGCTGCTGACCCCCGAGGGCTGGGAGCGGCGCGGTCCCGACGACCGGTGGCCGGTGCTCCACCTGCTCGCCGGCGGCGACGGCGACCACGAGACCTGGACCCGCGAGTACCGGGTCCACGAGAACCCCGCCCTGCGCGACACCCTCGTCGTCATGCCGGAGATGCCCCTCTACGGCTTCTACACCGACTGGTGGAACCACGGCCGCGGCGGGCCCCCGGCCGTCGAGAGCTTCCACCTGCGCGAGGTGCTGCCGCTGATCGAGCGCCACTACGGCGCAGGCACCGCACGGGTGGCGGCGGGCGAATCCCAGGGCGGCTTCGGCGCCCTCTCCTACGCCGCCCGGCACCCGGGTCTCTTCCGGGCCGTGGCCGGCTACAGCGGCTTCGTCCACCCGCTGCGCCACCCCCACGCGGTGCGCGCGGGCATGACCTACCTCGGTCTCGACTGGCGGGCCCTGTGGGGCGATCCCGTGGCGCAGCGCCGGGTGTGGGAGGCGCACGACCCGTACCACCTCGCGCGGCACCTGCGCGGCACCCGCGTCCATCTGTCCGCCGGGGACGGCCGGCCGGGGGCGCTCGACCCGCCGGGCACCGGCCCCGACCCGCACGTCCCCGGCCTCGAGGACCCGGCCGACCCCTTCCCCGCCGATGTGATCTCCCCGACGGAGGCCCTGATGGGCGAGGAGTCACGCCTGGTCGCCGAACGGCTGCGGGACGAGGGAGTGCAGGTGAGCACCCACTTCTACCGGGGCACCCACTCCCCGCCGTACTGGCACCGGGAGTTCGACCGCACCCTGCCCGCCCTGCTCGACGCCCTCGACCCCTGA
- a CDS encoding helix-turn-helix domain-containing protein has product MPDGRWSIGELAARAGATVKTVRFYSDRGLLPEAGRSTGGHRRYGPEALERLGLIRSLRALGLTVSEVARVLDAEEDVPGRTLEDAVAGQLREVGSQLAALRWREAALRLVGESPPGERAERLRLVGAVTSPPNTASLARFWRRWLPPRMPARVVSAVVEHAVPQLPGDPAPAEVLAFARLHALVSGPCTGGLPCQPAAHRSGGGYRPAVLYEGLPEAYALAASELLARRAPGPGEALDCFVAVYAAACGARSTPDFRRRLGGQLAADPRIDAYWQQAAVLFGPAAPTPGAAHDWLCAALDAETERAAVA; this is encoded by the coding sequence ATGCCCGACGGCCGGTGGAGCATCGGCGAACTCGCGGCCCGTGCGGGTGCGACCGTCAAGACGGTCCGCTTCTACTCCGACCGCGGTCTGCTGCCCGAGGCCGGCCGCAGCACGGGCGGCCACCGGCGGTACGGCCCCGAGGCCCTCGAACGGCTCGGCCTGATCCGCTCCCTGCGCGCCCTCGGCCTGACGGTGTCCGAGGTGGCCCGGGTCCTGGACGCCGAGGAGGACGTGCCGGGCAGGACGCTGGAGGACGCCGTCGCCGGGCAGTTGCGCGAGGTCGGCTCCCAACTGGCGGCGCTGCGCTGGCGGGAGGCGGCGCTCCGGCTGGTCGGGGAGAGCCCGCCCGGGGAGCGTGCCGAGCGGCTGCGGCTGGTCGGCGCGGTGACCAGTCCGCCGAACACCGCCTCGCTGGCCCGCTTCTGGCGGCGCTGGCTGCCGCCGCGGATGCCGGCCCGGGTGGTCTCGGCCGTCGTCGAGCACGCCGTCCCGCAGCTTCCCGGCGATCCGGCTCCGGCCGAGGTGCTGGCCTTCGCGCGGCTGCACGCGCTGGTGTCGGGGCCCTGCACGGGCGGGCTGCCGTGCCAGCCCGCCGCCCACCGCAGCGGCGGGGGCTACCGGCCCGCGGTGCTCTACGAGGGGCTGCCGGAGGCGTACGCGCTGGCCGCCTCCGAACTGCTGGCGCGGCGGGCCCCCGGCCCGGGTGAGGCGCTCGACTGCTTCGTCGCGGTCTACGCCGCGGCGTGCGGGGCGCGGAGCACCCCGGACTTCCGGCGGCGGCTGGGCGGCCAGCTCGCCGCCGACCCGCGGATCGACGCCTACTGGCAGCAGGCGGCGGTGCTCTTCGGCCCGGCGGCGCCGACGCCGGGTGCCGCGCACGACTGGCTGTGCGCGGCACTGGACGCGGAGACGGAGCGGGCGGCGGTCGCCTGA